A genomic region of Vibrio sp. 10N contains the following coding sequences:
- the secF gene encoding protein translocase subunit SecF, whose protein sequence is MKQFFKAHIRNIRYFTNILSIALVVLSIAAVGVRGLNLGLDFTGGVVSEVQLGSATTQSELRDTLTPVLGEGISVTKSGEEGRWTIRYAADQDAAKHQAFKEVLVNAYPHSKVVSDSIVGAQVGQELYDQGGLALLVCLLCILGYLSFRFEWRLASGALAALLHDVILVLGFFALTQMEFNLTVFAAVLAVLGYSLNDSIIIADRIREILKLKPSEQTADVSDQAVIATFARTMVTSGTTLITVGALWLLGGDALQGFATAMFIGIFSGTWSSISMGTVIPEWLHLEAKHYQPVEIDTAP, encoded by the coding sequence ATGAAACAGTTTTTTAAAGCGCACATTCGTAACATTCGTTATTTCACCAACATACTGTCGATTGCTTTAGTGGTGTTGTCTATCGCTGCGGTGGGAGTCCGTGGATTGAACCTTGGCCTAGATTTCACGGGAGGGGTGGTATCAGAAGTCCAGTTGGGCAGCGCAACGACACAAAGTGAACTGCGAGACACACTGACGCCAGTATTGGGCGAGGGGATCTCGGTGACTAAATCGGGTGAAGAAGGCCGCTGGACAATTCGCTACGCTGCGGACCAAGACGCTGCTAAACATCAGGCTTTCAAAGAAGTTTTAGTGAATGCTTACCCACATTCGAAAGTGGTAAGCGATAGCATAGTCGGTGCTCAGGTTGGTCAGGAGCTTTACGACCAAGGTGGTTTGGCTCTGTTGGTCTGTCTGCTGTGTATTCTCGGCTATTTGAGCTTTAGATTTGAGTGGCGTCTGGCAAGTGGTGCATTAGCTGCGCTGCTGCACGATGTGATTTTAGTGTTGGGTTTCTTCGCGCTAACACAAATGGAATTTAATCTAACAGTATTTGCTGCGGTACTGGCGGTATTGGGTTACTCGTTGAACGACTCTATCATCATCGCCGACCGAATTCGTGAAATCCTCAAACTGAAGCCGAGTGAGCAAACGGCGGACGTGAGTGACCAAGCCGTCATCGCCACATTCGCTCGAACCATGGTGACTTCTGGTACCACGTTAATTACCGTTGGTGCGCTTTGGCTGCTGGGTGGTGATGCGTTGCAAGGGTTTGCGACCGCGATGTTCATCGGTATTTTTTCTGGTACATGGTCGTCGATTTCGATGGGTACGGTTATCCCAGAATGGCTGCATCTCGAAGCGAAGCACTATCAACCCGTTGAAATTGACACGGCACCTTAA